CCACAGCGGGTAAACGGCATCTTCACCGTTACTACAATTTCACCGAGCTCATGGCTGAGACAGTGTCCAGATCGTTACACCATTCGTGCAGGTCGGAACTTACCCGACAAGGAATTTCGCTACCTTAGGACCGTTATAGTTACGGCCGCCGTTTACTGGGGCTTCAATTCAATGCTTCTCCGACAAGTCGGATGACATCTCCTCTTAACCTTCCAGCACCGGGCAGGTGTCAGGCCCTATACTTCATCTTTCGATTTTGCAGAGCCCTGTGTTTTTGATAAACAGTCGCCTGGACCTCTTCACTGCGGCCCTCAACTTAATGAGGGCGACCCTTCTCCCGAAGTTACGGGTCGATTTTGCCTAGTTCCTTAGCCATGAATCTCTCGAGCACCTTAGAATTCTCATCCCAACTACCTGTGTCGGTTTAGGGTACGGGCTGCTTCACTCGCTTTTCTTGGAAGTCGATACAATGGATTATCACCGCAGCCGTAGCCTTAGTGTACTATCGCCGTGTTACCACTGGCTTCAACGTGCTATTCCGTCAGCACGCACCATCTTTTCGCCTCCGTCACTTTTAACGTGAGCAGGTACAGGAATATTAACCTGTTGGCCATCCACTACCCCTTTCGGGTTCGCGTTAGGTCCCGACTAACCCTCAGCTGATTAGCATAGCTGAGGAAACCTTAGTCTTTCGGTGTGCGGGTTTCTCGCCCGCATTATCGTTACTTATGCCTACATTTTCTTTTCTATCCGCTCCAGCAAACCTCGCAGTTCACCTTCAGCGCAAATAGAATGCTCCCCTACCACTTACATCTCAAGGATGTAAGTCCATAGCTTCGGTAGTATGTTTATGCCCGATTATTATCCATGCCGGATCGCTCGACTAGTGAGCTGTTACGCACTCTTTAAATGAATGGCTGCTTCCAAGCCAACATCCTAGCTGTCTGTGCAATCCAACCTCGTTGCTTCAACTTAACATACATTTGGGGACCTTAGCTGATGGTCTGGGTTCTTTCCCTCTCGGACATGGACCTTAGCACCCATGCCCTCACTGCTGATCAACATTTTATAGCATTCGGAGTTTGTCAGGAATTGGTAGGCGGTGAAGCCCCCGCATCCAATCAGTAGCTCTACCTCTATAAAACTATAAATCAACGCTGCACCTAAATGCATTTCGGGGAGTACGAGCTATTTCCGAGTTTGATTGGCCTTTCACCCCTACCCACAGGTCATCCCAAGACTTTTCAACGTCAACGGGTTCGGGCCTCCACTGTATGTTACTACAGCTTCACCCTGCCCATGGGTAGATCACACGGTTTCGCGTCTACTACTACTAACTATATCGCCCTATTCAGACTCGCTTTCGCTACGGCTCCACCTCTTAAAGGATTAACCTTGCTAGCAACAGTAACTCGTAGGCTCATTATGCAAAAGGCACGCCGTCACAGCTTAAAGCCGCTCCGACCGCTTGTAAGCGTATGGTTTCAGGTTCTATTTCACTCCCTTATTCAGGGTTCTTTTCACCTTTCCCTCACGGTACTGGTTCACTATCGGTCTCTCAGGAGTATTTAGCCTTACCGGATGGTCCCGGCTGATTCATACAGGGTTTCACGTGCCCCGCACTACTCAGGATACCACTATCAATAACACGCTTTACTTATACCGGGCTATCACCGTCTATGGCCACTCTTTCCAAAGTGTTCTAATTCATTGTGCATCAAATCTCGTGGTCCTACAACCCCACAATTGCCGTAACAACTATGGTTTGGGCTAATCCGCGTTCGCTCGCCGCTACTGACGGAATCACTATTGTTTTCTCTTCCTCCGGGTACTTAGATGTTTCAGTTCCCCGGGTTCGCTCCTAATGAAAGGTACTATGTCTTCAACATAGTGGGTTGCCCCATTCGGAAATTTGCGGATCAATTTGTATGTGCCAATCCCCGCAACTTATCGCAGCTTATCACGTCCTTCTTCGCCTCTGAGAGCCTAGGCATTCCCCATACGCCCTTACTTTGCTTATTGTACTTTTTTGCTCTTTAATGAGTTTAATTCAATTATCGCTATACATCTATTACTTCTTAAAATAGGCAAGCCCATCTCAATCCGTAAAAAACATATAACTACTTTACTTTATTATTTGCTTTCTCGTATTTCTTATTCTCAATATGTCAATGAACGTTTCTGATCTATCTCACCGTTCTTACGTCTGTAGTTTAGGCACAAACAAGGTGATGTCAAACAATCAAATACTTTGTCAAGTTGTTCGTCTGTCGAAGTGCGCTTACGCGCCGTCCTCAAAATCCCATCTTGAAAAACTTTTAAAAATGTCTTCTCAAAATGTTCCAGCTTAAGTCGGAATGACCAAGCTGCTCGTTTGTCGGAGTGCGCTTACGCGCCGTCCTCAAACTCCCATCTTGAAAAACTTTTAAAAATGTCTTCGTCAATTAAAACCACCAAGCAAACTTGTTGTTTTAATGTTCCTTAGACATCCCTCTTTAAAAGTTTTATCTGTGGAGAATATCGGAGTCGAACCGATGACCTCCTGCGTGCAAGGCAGGCGCTCTAGCCAGCTGAGCTAATCCCCCATTTTTTTAGTTATGAGTTATTAGTTATGAGTTATGAGTACTTAAACTCGCAACAAACCCAACTTCTAAAATTTCCTTTCAATATGTAATGAACGTATAATCAATTAGTAATTATTAATTACCAATTATTAATTTGCAAGCTTCGCTTGCCTTGTAGTCTCCCGCCCCTTTCGGTTCGGGCAGACAGGCAGACTCCCTTCGACTGCGCTCAGGGTAAACTTCTCGTCTGTCTTTCGACTCCTTTCAGTAGTCTCAGGCAGACTCGAACTGCCGACCTCTACATTATCAGTGTAGCGCTCTAACCAGCTGAGCTATGAGACTGTGTAATAGTCTATAGTATTCAGTATTTAGTAGGTAGTACCAAAAGGCAACTTACCCAAAGACCTAATACCCAAGACCTTTATATTATAAAAATTGACAGCTAAACTAAGTAAAAACAATGCGATCTTTTAAGTAGATCACTCTTTGTCGTATACATCTCTAGAAAGGAGGTGTTCCAGCCGCACCTTCCGGTACGGCTACCTTGTTACGACTTAGCCCCAGTTACTAGCTTTACCCTAGGCAGCTCCTTGCGGTCACCGACTTCAGGTACTTCCAGCTTCCATGGCTTGACGGGCGGTGTGTACAAGGCCCGGGAACGTATTCACCGCATCATGGCTGATATGCGATTACTAGCGATTCCAGCTTCACGGAGTCGAGTTGCAGACTCCGATCCGAACTGAGATAGGTTTTATAGATTCGCTCCTGCTCACGCAGTGGCTGCTCTCTGTACCTACCATTGTAGCACGTGTGTAGCCCAGGACGTAAGGGCCGTGATGATTTGACGTCATCCCCACCTTCCTCACAGTTTGCACTGGCAGTCTTGTTAGAGTTCCCGACATGACTCGCTGGCAACTAACAACAGGGGTTGCGCTCGTTATAGGACTTAACCTGACACCTCACGGCACGAGCTGACGACAACCATGCAGCACCTTGTAATATGCCCGAAGGAAAAGGTGTTTCCACCCCTGTCATACTACATTTAAGCCCTGGTAAGGTTCCTCGCGTATCATCGAATTAAACCACATGCTCCACCGCTTGTGCGGGCCCCCGTCAATTCCTTTGAGTTTCATTCTTGCGAACGTACTCCCCAGGTGGGATACTTATCACTTTCGCTTAGCCACTCAATCCGAAGATCGAACAGCTAGTATCCATCGTTTACGGCGTGGACTACCAGGGTATCTAATCCTGTTCGCTCCCCACGCTTTCGTCCATCAGCGTCAATATATTATTAGTGATCTGCCTTCGCAATTGGTATTCTAAGTAATATCTATGCATTTCACCGCTACACTACTTATTCTAACCACTTCATAATAATTCAAGACAACCAGTATCAATGGCAATTCTACAGTTGAGCTGCAGACTTTCACCACTGACTTAGCTGCCCGCCTACGGACCCTTTAAACCCAATGATTCCGGATAACGCTTGGATCCTCCGTATTACCGCGGCTGCTGGCACGGAGTTAGCCGATCCTTATTCTTACGGTACCGTCAAGTCCCCTCACGAGGGGATGTTTCTTCCCGTATAAAAGCAGTTTACAACCCATAGGGCAGTCTTCCTGCACGCGGCATGGCTGGATCAGGCTCTCGCCCATTGTCCAATATTCCTCACTGCTGCCTCCCGTAGGAGTCTGGTCCGTGTCTCAGTACCAGTGTGGGGGATCCCCCTCTCAGGGCCCCTACCTATCGTAGTCTTGGTGAGCCGTTACCTCACCAACAAACTAATAGGACGCATGCTCATCTTATACCGTAACCTTTACTATGAACGTGATGCCACGATCATAGGCTATGAAGGATTAATCCAAATTTCTCTGGGCTATACTCCAGTATAAGGTAGATTGCATACGCGTTACGCACCCGTGCGCCGGTCGTCGGCGGTGCAAGCACCCCGTTACCCCTCGACTTGCATGTGTTAGGCCTGCCGCTAGCGTTCATCCTGAGCCAGGATCAAACTCTTCATCGTTAAATCTTAAATATTGCTATATACGATTAACCAAAAAGTTCTCCTCAAAAAAATCTCAAGTGTCTTTATCTTAGTTTAGTTATTCAATATAGATCACAAACGTTTCCATCTGTAATCCATACGCTGTCAATTTCAATATTCCAATGAACTTACCTCTCTGTGAACTCTCCTTAAAAAGAAAAGAAAAAACTAAAAGGATATCAAATTTCTTATTATTCTCGCCTAATCCTAACTCGTGTTTTATAGTCACTCGTTGTTTTAGCGGGTGCAAATGTACAACAGTTTTTTTAACCTGCAATACTTTTTAAAATTAATTTCAAAAAAAATTCAGATCGTTGTTTTTGCAACTTTTTTGAACACACTAGTTGTTCTCTAAAGCGGGTGCAAAGATAGCCCTGTTTTTCATTCTCACAAATTTAAACACCTCTTTTTTTGAAGTTATTTTCCTTCATTTTAGTAAGTATTTGAAATGATTCAACTTAGCCATTAAAAAAAATTACAACGCCCCTTTTACCTATATATATACTCTATTTTTTGCGCCAGGGATAGCAGCGGCATCCCCCCAACTCGTTTGGGGGATACAGCGGATAGCCCGCCCTCCTTCTCCGCCTGAGGCGGATATGGAGGGAGCGCCCAAATATTTGCAATAAAAAAAGCAATTTAAAATCCCTTACCTCATTATTGTAAAACGCAGAAACTCGTAGTATCTTTGCACCCTAAATTTTTATTCTATGATAGCGATTACCTTACCGGATGGAAGTGTAAAGCAGTTTGAGGCCGGAGCCACTCCTTTGGACGTTGCCAAAAACATTAGTGAAGGGTTTGCCAGAAATGTGATTTCGGCCTCTTTTAATAATGAAACGGTTGAGACTGCTACTCCTTTGACAACAGACGGAAGTTTGGTGTTGTATACATGGAATAACGATGAGGGAAAGAAAGCCTTCTGGCATTCTTCCGCTCATATCCTGGCACAGGCACTGGAGGAACTGTACCCCGGTATAAAATTAACCATTGGCCCGGCCATAGATAACGGCTTTTATTACGACGTAGATTTTGGAGATGCCAACATTTCGGAAAAAGATCTGGAAACCATCGAAAAGAAGATGTTGGAAATAGCACGAGGAAAGCACGAGTTTTCCATACGAGAAGCCACCAAAGCTGAAGCGCTTGATTACTATAAAAAGCAAGGGAACGAATACAAGGTGGAACTTATTGAAAATCTGGAAGACGGAACCATCACTTTTTGTGATCACGATACTTTTACCGATTTGTGTCGTGGCGGACATTTGCCGAACACAGGTTTGGTAAAGGCTGTTAAGTTAATGAGCATAGCCGGTGCCTACTGGCGTGGTGATGAAAAGAACAAACAGCTTACAAGAATTTACGGCATTAGTTTTCCGAAGCAGAAGGATCTTACCGAATATCTGGAATTACTCGAAGAGGCCAAAAAACGAGACCATAGAAAGTTAGGTAAGGAATTGGAGCTATTTACTTTTTCGCCTAAAGTTGGACAAGGACTTCCCCTATGGCTTCCCAAGGGTGCAGCGCTACGCGAGCGATTGGAAAATTTTCTAAAAAAAGCTCAGAAAAAGGCAGGCTATGAAATGGTGGTGACTCCTCATATTGGGTCGAAGGAATTATACGTAACCTCAGGTCACTTTGCCAAATACGGCGAGGATAGTTTTCAGGTAATAAAAACTCCCAATGAAGGGGAAGAGTTTATGCTGAAACCCATGAACTGCCCGCATCACTGTGAGATATACAACAGTAAACCCTGGTCCTATAAAGATTTACCGAAGCGTTTTGCCGAATTTGGAACCGTATATCGTTATGAGCAAAGTGGCGAATTACACGGTTTAACAAGAGTTCGCGGTTTTACGCAGGATGATGCGCATATTTTCTGTACTCCGGACCAATTGGATGAAGAGTTCAAAAAAGTAATCGATTTGGTTTTGTATGTTTTCGGATCGTTAGGATTTGACAATTTCACAACTCAAGTTTCATTGAGAGACCCCAATAAACCGGAAAAATATATAGGTAGCCTAGATGTATGGGAAAAAGCTGAAGCGGCAATTCTAAGTGCTGTAAAAGATAAAGGTCTTACTTATGTGGTGGAAGAAGGTGAGGCTGCATTTTATGGACCCAAACTGGATTTTATGGTAAAAGATGCCTTAGGAAGAAGTTGGCAATTAGGTACCATACAAGTGGACTACACTCTACCTGAGCGGTTTGAACTGGAATATAAAGGAAGTGATAATGATATGCATCGTCCGGTAATGATTCATCGTGCACCTTTTGGCAGTATGGAGCGATTTATTGCTATCTTGCTGGAGCATACAGGTGGTAATTTTCCACTTTGGTTGATGCCGGAACAAGTAGGCATCTTGTCATTGAGCGAAAAATATGAAAAATACGCTCAAAAAGTTTTAGATTTGCTTGAAAATGACGAAATTCGCGCCCTTGTAGACAATAGGAACGAGACTATTGGAAAGAAAATACGGGAGGCAGAAATGAACAAACTACCGTATATGCTGATAGTTGGAGAGCAGGAAGAAAAAGATGGTACGGTTTCTGTACGGAGACATAGTGAAGGCGATTTAGGCACAATGAGTGTTGCAGCTTTCTCAAAAATGATACAAGAAGAAATTAAAAAGAACTCAATAGAGTTTAATGTTTAACTTAAATATACAATAGCCATAGCAATTCGAAGAAAAAGAAGTAAGGGCCCGGCAAGGGTGATTAAAGAAGATCAGCACAATATCAATAGAAGGATACGTGCCGAAGAAGTCCGTCTGGTTGGTGAAAACGTTGAAATTGGCGTTTATCCTATCAAAAGAGCATTAGAAATTGCCGACGAGCAGGAATTAGATCTTGTTGAAATCTCTCCTAATGCAAGTCCACCGGTTTGCAAGGTTATGGATTATAAAAAATTCGTCTACGAGCAAAAGAAGCGTGAGAAGGCGATGAAGTCTAAGGCAACCAAGGTAATCATTAAAGAGATTCGCTTTGGACCTAATACAGACGACCATGATTACGAATTTAAAAAGAAGCACGCCGAGAAGTTTTTAAAGGACGGTGCCAAATTAAAAGCGTATGTCTTTTTTAAAGGACGTTCGATAATCTATAAAGATCAGGGTGAAATTTTATTATTAAAATTAGCTCAGGAATTAGAAGATTACGGAAAGGTAGAGCAAATGCCAAAATTGGAAGGAAAGCGAATGATAATGTTCATTGCACCTAAGAAAAAATAGTGCTTCTACTTCGCTCAGCAACCTGAGTGTTAGAATTGAAGTGAAAGATAGTAATAAAGCGAAGTAATAAATAAAAAGTAGGAAACATGCCGAAACAAAAAACAAAATCCAGTGCCAAGAAGCGTTTTAAGCTAACGGGTACCGGTAAGATTAAAAGAAAGCATGCGTTTAAAAGTCACATCTTAACAAAGAAGTCTAAAAAACGTAAGCTTGCATTGACCCATGATACAGTTGTACATGCGGCCGATGAGAGTAATGTTAAACAAATGCTTCGATTGAAGTAATTGGATAACCGGTTAACACGAATTAATAACCCTGGAGTAGTGCAATAAAAGTGTTTACAAGTTAAACCGCCTGCTACAAAAAACAAGTAAATTATGCCAAGATCAGTAAATTCAGTTGCTTCAAGAGCCAGAAGAAAAAAGGTGATGAAGCAAGCCAAAGGTTACTTTGGAAGACGTAAAAATGTATGGACTGTTGCTAAGAATGCTGTTGAAAAAGCAATGTCGTATGCATACAGAGACCGTCGCGCTAAAAAGAGAAACTTTAGATCCTTATGGATCACCCGTATTAATGCGGGTGCACGCCAGCATGGAATGTCTTATTCTCAGTTTATGGGGAAATTGAAAGCTAATGATATCGAATTGAACCGAAAAGTTCTTGCCGATTTAGCAATGAATCACCCGGAAGCTTTTGAAGCTATCGTAAAGAAAGTTAAATAAGACAATATCTAATCCTATTATTTCGCTGAAAGCCCACTCCAAAAGAGTGGGCTTTTTTTATTGTAAATATCAGAAAGACACGTTTTTACCGTTGTATTTTTCGGAATGTGTATCTTAGTTAAAATTTTTGTGTGAAACTCAATGCCGTTTTCATAGTATGTCTTTTAATTTTCTTTGGTGGTTTTTTATATGCCCAGAAAGGAGTTGGGAAGTTATATCGAATTGACCGATACGAATCTGTATATCTCCCTTTGGGAAAAATTTCATTTGCCGACAGTGTGGTTTCTTTTAGATTGGGTGATCCCGGACCGCTTCAGAAATATACCGATGAGACGCAAGCTTTGCACGAACCTAATTACACACGCTACAGCGAGCCCAACTTTGTTTCTTTAGGCTGTAACGGCTGTCTTACCGTGGCGTTTACCGACAACGGTTTTATGAATTTACCAGGAAAGGATCTCTATATCTTTGAAGTAGGTCCCTCAAGAGAAGCTGCCAAAGTCGAAATTTCGGAGGATGGTGTTACCTGGCTGTACGCCGGAAAAATTGCAGGAGGAAAATCGAGTATCGAGTTGTCCGATCAAAATATTTCTACCGAAATCGTTTTTAATTATTTGCGTATTACCGATTTGAAAGAGGTATGTAAAAGCAAAAGCGCGGGAGCCGATATTGATGCGATTGGCGCGATTAACAGTGTGATTAAACTCACAATCAACGCCGATGTACTTTTTGACGTAGCCGAATTTACGCTGATAGAATCGGCTCATAAAACGCTCGATTCTCTCACCAAAACCATACAACAGGTTGACAAAGCTACAATCTTAGTGGAAGGACATACCGATAGCGATGGTGCCGATGATTACAATATGAAACTTTCTGAAAACAGGTGTTATTCGGTTGTAGACCGAATTAGAGGTCTATTAGGCTATGAAGCTTTGTACGATTATGAAATTAAGGCTTTGGGCGAAACTAAGCCCAGAGTAGAAAACGACACTCCCGAAAACAAACAAATCAATCGGAGGGTCGAAATAACGGTGCTACCTCCTAAAGAATACTACAAGATACTTCAGAAAAAAAATTAGGTCTTCTGCTTCTTCTTTTTTGCCGCCGGAAACAATACGTTATTTAAAATAAGACGGTATCCCGGAGAATTGGGATGTAAGGCAAGTTCGGTTTTGGCATCTCCTACCCTATGCTGATAATCTTCGGGATCGTGCCCTCCATAAAATGTAAAGAAGCCTTTGCCTTTTATTCCGTGGATATAGCGCGCTTCACCCGTCCCTTTGTGTTCACCCATTACCAACACATTAGACTTTATCTGGTCGCTGTTATAGGCGGTGGTTTGTCCCATAAATCCTTTTACCAAGGAAGTGTGATTTTGAACCAGCATACAAGGAATGGGATCCCATTTTGCCGAATAGTCCATCAACGAAAAATAATCTGTTTCCTTCATGATTCTTCGGTCGTTTGTGGTGTCAATGGATGAAAATTCATAGACCATCGGACTTCGTTCCAATGTGAAATTTTTAAAGGCGAAGGTTCTTGTGTAATCTATTTTGCTTTGATAACCCGGCTCGCTAGGGTCTCCGTCGAACATGGCTTCACAAATGTCTACTCCTTCTGCCGCCAACGCAATATCGAAACTATCGGTAGCACTGCACATGGCAAACATAAATCCGCCGCCAATCACGTAATCTCTAATTTTTAAGGCCACATCTCTTTTGGCTTCCGAAACTTTTGCGTAGCCCATTTTAGCTGCAAGTGCTTCGGCGTTCTTTTTTTCTTCAATATACCAGGGAGCAGATCTGTAGGCTCTGTAGAACTTTCCGTATTGTCCCGTAAAATCTTCATGGTGTAAATGCAGCCAATCGTAAAGAAGCAGTTGGTCGCCCATCACTTCTTCATCGTAAATCACATCGTATGGGATTTCGGCATAGGAAAGGACCATGGTAACTGCGTCGTCCCAGGGTAAGTTCCCTTTTGGAGAATACACAGCAATTCTCGGGGCTTTTTCCAGCGAAACTGCTTCCATATTTTGAGAGGGACTGCTTATTTCTTCCAAAATCTGTTCGGTTTTTGCGTCGGAAAGGATTTCAAAAGAAACTCCGCGTATCTGACACTCTTTTCTTATTTCTTCGGAATCGGGCAAGAGAAACGATCCCCCTCTGTAATTCAACAGCCACTTTACTTTTGCCTGTCTTTCCAAAGTCCAATAGGTAATTCCGTAGGCCTTTAAATGCTCTTTCTGCCCTTCGGCATCCATGGGGATTAAAATATAGGAAGCAAAGCTTTGCAAGCTGAATAGACAAACAATAAGGAAAATTATAGCTCTTAAAATCATAGTTTAAATGTAAGAAAAGATAAGGGACTTATTAAAATAAAGATTCCCGCTTTTGCAGGAATTAACTCAAATTTTAAGCCAAATTGGCCGTGGCCGGGATAAAATTGAACTAAACGGCTGTGTAAAAGTGAGAAATTCCTTTAAATTAATTCTTTTACGTCCTGCAAGTGTAACAAAGAAAAACCATTTTCGTCTTGGCTGTATAAAATTTCAACTGCTATGGTATCATTTAAAATTAAATCGGATGAGTCA
This genomic stretch from Ulvibacter sp. MAR_2010_11 harbors:
- the thrS gene encoding threonine--tRNA ligase, with protein sequence MIAITLPDGSVKQFEAGATPLDVAKNISEGFARNVISASFNNETVETATPLTTDGSLVLYTWNNDEGKKAFWHSSAHILAQALEELYPGIKLTIGPAIDNGFYYDVDFGDANISEKDLETIEKKMLEIARGKHEFSIREATKAEALDYYKKQGNEYKVELIENLEDGTITFCDHDTFTDLCRGGHLPNTGLVKAVKLMSIAGAYWRGDEKNKQLTRIYGISFPKQKDLTEYLELLEEAKKRDHRKLGKELELFTFSPKVGQGLPLWLPKGAALRERLENFLKKAQKKAGYEMVVTPHIGSKELYVTSGHFAKYGEDSFQVIKTPNEGEEFMLKPMNCPHHCEIYNSKPWSYKDLPKRFAEFGTVYRYEQSGELHGLTRVRGFTQDDAHIFCTPDQLDEEFKKVIDLVLYVFGSLGFDNFTTQVSLRDPNKPEKYIGSLDVWEKAEAAILSAVKDKGLTYVVEEGEAAFYGPKLDFMVKDALGRSWQLGTIQVDYTLPERFELEYKGSDNDMHRPVMIHRAPFGSMERFIAILLEHTGGNFPLWLMPEQVGILSLSEKYEKYAQKVLDLLENDEIRALVDNRNETIGKKIREAEMNKLPYMLIVGEQEEKDGTVSVRRHSEGDLGTMSVAAFSKMIQEEIKKNSIEFNV
- the infC gene encoding translation initiation factor IF-3, yielding MIKEDQHNINRRIRAEEVRLVGENVEIGVYPIKRALEIADEQELDLVEISPNASPPVCKVMDYKKFVYEQKKREKAMKSKATKVIIKEIRFGPNTDDHDYEFKKKHAEKFLKDGAKLKAYVFFKGRSIIYKDQGEILLLKLAQELEDYGKVEQMPKLEGKRMIMFIAPKKK
- the rpmI gene encoding 50S ribosomal protein L35, which codes for MPKQKTKSSAKKRFKLTGTGKIKRKHAFKSHILTKKSKKRKLALTHDTVVHAADESNVKQMLRLK
- the rplT gene encoding 50S ribosomal protein L20 yields the protein MPRSVNSVASRARRKKVMKQAKGYFGRRKNVWTVAKNAVEKAMSYAYRDRRAKKRNFRSLWITRINAGARQHGMSYSQFMGKLKANDIELNRKVLADLAMNHPEAFEAIVKKVK
- a CDS encoding OmpA family protein, with protein sequence MKLNAVFIVCLLIFFGGFLYAQKGVGKLYRIDRYESVYLPLGKISFADSVVSFRLGDPGPLQKYTDETQALHEPNYTRYSEPNFVSLGCNGCLTVAFTDNGFMNLPGKDLYIFEVGPSREAAKVEISEDGVTWLYAGKIAGGKSSIELSDQNISTEIVFNYLRITDLKEVCKSKSAGADIDAIGAINSVIKLTINADVLFDVAEFTLIESAHKTLDSLTKTIQQVDKATILVEGHTDSDGADDYNMKLSENRCYSVVDRIRGLLGYEALYDYEIKALGETKPRVENDTPENKQINRRVEITVLPPKEYYKILQKKN
- a CDS encoding asparagine synthetase B, which codes for MDAEGQKEHLKAYGITYWTLERQAKVKWLLNYRGGSFLLPDSEEIRKECQIRGVSFEILSDAKTEQILEEISSPSQNMEAVSLEKAPRIAVYSPKGNLPWDDAVTMVLSYAEIPYDVIYDEEVMGDQLLLYDWLHLHHEDFTGQYGKFYRAYRSAPWYIEEKKNAEALAAKMGYAKVSEAKRDVALKIRDYVIGGGFMFAMCSATDSFDIALAAEGVDICEAMFDGDPSEPGYQSKIDYTRTFAFKNFTLERSPMVYEFSSIDTTNDRRIMKETDYFSLMDYSAKWDPIPCMLVQNHTSLVKGFMGQTTAYNSDQIKSNVLVMGEHKGTGEARYIHGIKGKGFFTFYGGHDPEDYQHRVGDAKTELALHPNSPGYRLILNNVLFPAAKKKKQKT